Proteins from a single region of Carassius auratus strain Wakin linkage group LG36F, ASM336829v1, whole genome shotgun sequence:
- the LOC113068139 gene encoding E3 ubiquitin-protein ligase DTX3L-like — MDMDEYDLYTSGAEGQDAGPSLDYMMHLNMIMNQPHLPEEDIYTARDEKPRPSAPLDIAKFKIKVDWIEPFPERWRARLQIALQSWLSRLEGKPSVHNVKLMEDPSCAEVQITPSTALKVLKYHRTVSLKFKDYKDGKDKEVTAQIYLDEAHSVCLPQKSLLEENKAPSSKVNSTKPVTSAVSEDTNTSDDVVAATRASNDAEIRKSFKMTHETLAGISLPVYQFWYLHHAYRKELELIEKQHGVSMHAEVSVSFKSTQRSSSDSVSIASEDFQKLLSECVESFSQASINHKYMDSVIVKEALHYIQSEKTKMMFTMSASDCRFFGPKQFTDIIKRETTRSEHQFKNKSNELDVDNICPQSRSSLVMDTKDFPTQLEMDKVHWDLIKLSYKEQLLQLETKYGVLFHEEKLQKNVIKVHARSKGDQHINLESHALRALTHLYQKLASAAVSCELTKPTDQTAVAPIVEKLQQQNYCVVAANEFSPWKLVGLPEHLGPAIADIEKKLQKHVFDDKKKKLIGYSGDIPHARGIRWNRTPEYGPGAVGGAAGDQTDSRFNKESEINARHKSKGAHAEEEMCPICMDSFTDQKKLKCGHEFCRECIRMSVESLGPICPVCNEFFGKMEGNQPDGTMKVMKNRLSLPGYPNCGTIQIHYNIPSGIQMKRHPNPGQYFHGARCQAYLPDNREGRKVLSLLQRAFDQKLIFTVGTSTTSGLKNVVTWNDIHHKNNTHGGPLNYGYPDPDYLRRVKDELKAKGIE, encoded by the exons gaCTTATATACATCAGGCGCTGAGGGTCAGGACGCTGGACCATCTCTGGATTACATGATGCATCTAAACATGATCATGAATCAGCCACACTTACCAGAAGAG GACATTTACACAGCCCGTGATGAAAAACCACGACCCTCAGCACCACTGGATATTGCTAAGTTTAAAATCAAAGTGGACTGGATAGAACCATTTCCAGAGAGATGGAGAGCAAGATTACAGATAGCCCTTCAGAGTTGGTTATCCCGACTAGAAGGAAAACCATCTGTCCACAATGTTAAACTCATGGAAGATCCATCCTGTGCAGAAGTGCAGATAACACCATCAACAG ctcTAAAGGTTTTAAAATATCACCGAACTGTATCTCTTAAGTTTAAAGATTATAAGGATGGTAAAGATAAGGAAGTGACTGCACAGATTTATCTAGATGAAGCACATTCTGTATGTCTACCACAAAAGTCCTTGCTGGAGGAGAACAAAGCTCCATCATCAAAG GTAAACAGCACTAAACCTGTGACTTCAGCAGTGTCAGAAGACACTAACACTAGTGATGATGTTGTTGCAGCTACCAGAGCTTCAAATGATGCTGAGAtcagaaaatcatttaaaatgacccATGAGACCTTAGCTGGAATCAGTCTTCCCGTCTATCAGTTCTGGTATCTGCATCATGCTTACAGAAAGGAGCTGGAGCTAATTGAGAAACAACATGGAGTCTCTATGCATGCAGAAGTGTCTGTCTCATTCAAATCCACCCAGAGATCAAGCAGTGATTCTGTCTCCATAGCCTCGGAGGACTTTCAGAAACTTCTGTCTGAATGTGTTGAGAGTTTTAGTCAAGCTTCCATTAATCATAAATACATGGATTCAGTTATTGTGAAAGAGGCCCTTCATTACATCCAGTCAGAGAAGACAAAGATGATGTTCACCATGTCTGCCAGTGACTGCCGGTTCTTTGGACCGAAGCAATTTACAGATATCATTAAAAGGGAGACAACAAGATCAGAACaccaatttaaaaacaaatcaaatgaattGGATGTAGATAACATTTGTCCACAAAGCAGATCTTCATTGGTCATGGACACAAAAGACTTTCCGACTCAACTTGAGATGGATAAGGTACATTGGGATCTGATTAAACTTTCCTATAAGGAACAATTATTACAGCTTGAAACAAAGTACGGAGTGTTATTTCATgaagaaaaactgcagaaaaatgTCATTAAGGTTCATGCGCGATCCAAAGGAGATCAGCATATTAATCTTGAAAGTCATGCCCTCAGAGCTTTAACACATCTCTACCAGAAACTAGCCTCGGCCGCTGTCAGCTGTGAACTCACAAAACCTACAGATCAAACTGCTGTGGCCCCAATAGTAGAGAAACTTCAGCAGCAGAATTATTGTGTTGTTGCTGCAAATGAATTCAGTCCCTGGAAGCTTGTTGGACTGCCAGAACATCTTGGTCCCGCCATTGCTGATATTGAGAAGAAACTTCAGAAGCATGTGTTTGATGACAAGAAGAAGAAACTGATTGGATACTCGGGTGACATTCCTCATGCAAGAGGAATCAGGTGGAATCGGACGCCTGAATATGGTCCAGGAGCAGTGGGTGGAGCAGCAGGAGATCAAACAGATAGTCGTTTCAATAAAGAATCAGAAATAAATGCTAGACATAAGAGTAAAGGTGCTCATGCTGAAGAGGAGATGTGTCCTATTTGTATGGACAGCttcactgaccagaaaaaacttAAATGTGGGCATGAATTCTGTCGGGAATGTATAAGGATGTCAGTGGAGAGTCTGGGACCCATCTGTCCTGTGTGTAACGAATTCTTTGGGAAAATGGAGGGGAACCAACCGGATGGAACAATGAAAGTAATGAAGAACAGATTGAGTCTCCCTGGATACCCAAATTGTGGCACTATTCAAATACACTACAACATACCCAGCGGCATTCAAATG aagaggCATCCAAACCCTGGGCAGTATTTCCATGGCGCAAGATGTCAGGCATACTTGCCTGACAACCGTGAAGGACGGAAAGTGCTTTCACTGCTGCAGAGAGCTTTTGATCAGAAACTGATCTTTACTGTTGGGACCTCGACAACCTCTGGTTTAAAGAATGTTGTCACCTGGAATGATATTCATCATAAGAACAATACACATGGCGGGCCTCTAAA TTATGGCTATCCAGACCCTGACTATCTGAGGAGAGTAAAGGATGAGTTGAAGGCCAAAGGCATTGAATGA